A stretch of the Mycobacterium sp. ITM-2016-00317 genome encodes the following:
- a CDS encoding TetR/AcrR family transcriptional regulator: MHDTPQRSYGGQSAEARRERRRGLLLDAAIAAMAAGEWRAATVEKLCAAAGLNKRYFYESFAGLDEVGAAVVDDIADEVRESTSVALAGAPADDVAAQAAAVVDALVRALVADPRRARVLLGGVASSSVLHQHRSAVIRDLTGILMAHARTIHDVELERDPLAQVAPAFLIGGTADAILAFVDGRAKVSIDDLISSLTALWLITGNGAAEVARLRLSD, encoded by the coding sequence ATGCACGACACGCCCCAGCGCAGTTACGGCGGGCAGTCTGCCGAGGCCCGCCGCGAGCGCAGACGCGGGCTACTGCTCGATGCCGCCATCGCGGCCATGGCGGCCGGTGAGTGGCGCGCGGCCACGGTCGAGAAGCTCTGCGCCGCAGCCGGATTGAACAAACGCTACTTCTACGAGAGCTTCGCCGGTCTCGACGAGGTCGGCGCGGCGGTCGTCGACGACATCGCCGACGAGGTGCGGGAGTCGACGTCGGTGGCGTTGGCGGGAGCCCCCGCCGACGACGTCGCGGCACAGGCGGCCGCGGTGGTCGACGCACTGGTGCGCGCGCTGGTCGCCGATCCCCGCCGCGCGCGGGTGCTCCTCGGCGGCGTGGCGAGTTCATCTGTGCTGCACCAGCATCGCAGCGCGGTGATACGCGACCTGACCGGGATCCTGATGGCGCACGCCCGCACGATCCACGACGTCGAACTGGAACGGGACCCGTTGGCCCAGGTCGCCCCGGCCTTCCTGATCGGCGGGACCGCGGACGCCATCCTGGCCTTCGTCGACGGGCGGGCGAAGGTCTCGATCGACGATTTGATCAGCAGCCTGACCGCGCTGTGGCTGATCACCGGCAACGGCGCCGCCGAGGTGGCCCGCCTCCGCCTGTCGGACTGA
- a CDS encoding metal ABC transporter substrate-binding protein, protein MRIRFRAARGVAALVAAAAVVAACAPDGDSGADQRPVVLTTFTVLADIAANVAGEHLTVESITKPGAEIHGYEPTPGDIKKAAKADLILDNGLNLEAWFAQFVDGLDVPHAVVSDGVQPMDIADDAYAGMPNPHAWMSPLNVQIYADNMAAAFAELDPEHAQDYRANADAYRAELQAVQDDLVGRLEGLPPAQRALVTCEGAFSYLARDAGLTEKYIWAVNAEQQATPQQIASTIEFVDANDVPAVFCESTVSDAAMQRVVEATGARFGGVLFVDSLSGPDGPVPTYLDLIRHDAATIASALTAPRSP, encoded by the coding sequence GTGCGGATCCGGTTTCGGGCGGCCAGAGGCGTGGCGGCGCTGGTCGCCGCCGCGGCGGTGGTGGCGGCGTGCGCACCGGACGGCGACTCTGGAGCCGACCAGCGGCCGGTGGTCCTCACGACGTTCACGGTGCTGGCCGACATCGCGGCCAACGTGGCCGGTGAGCATCTGACGGTGGAGTCGATCACCAAGCCGGGCGCGGAGATCCACGGGTACGAGCCCACCCCGGGTGACATCAAGAAGGCCGCCAAGGCGGACCTGATCCTGGACAACGGCCTGAACCTGGAGGCATGGTTCGCGCAGTTCGTCGACGGTCTCGACGTGCCCCATGCGGTGGTCAGCGACGGGGTGCAGCCGATGGACATCGCCGACGACGCCTATGCAGGCATGCCCAACCCGCATGCGTGGATGTCGCCGCTGAACGTGCAGATCTACGCGGACAACATGGCGGCCGCGTTCGCCGAGCTCGACCCGGAACACGCGCAGGATTACCGGGCCAACGCCGACGCCTACCGCGCCGAGTTGCAGGCGGTGCAGGACGACCTCGTCGGACGCCTCGAGGGGCTTCCCCCGGCGCAACGGGCGTTGGTCACCTGCGAAGGCGCGTTCTCCTATCTCGCCCGCGACGCCGGGTTGACCGAGAAGTACATCTGGGCGGTCAACGCCGAGCAGCAGGCCACGCCGCAGCAGATCGCCTCGACCATCGAGTTCGTCGACGCCAACGACGTCCCGGCGGTGTTCTGCGAGTCCACCGTCTCCGACGCGGCGATGCAGCGGGTGGTCGAAGCCACCGGCGCCCGGTTCGGCGGCGTGCTGTTCGTCGACTCGCTGTCCGGGCCTGACGGGCCGGTACCGACCTATCTGGATCTGATCCGCCACGACGCCGCCACCATCGCCTCGGCTCTGACCGCGCCGCGCAGCCCGTGA
- a CDS encoding metal ABC transporter ATP-binding protein, with the protein MTTPALQLDSVTVRYGPVLALQDATVTVAPGRVCGLVGMNGSGKSTLFKAVMGLVRPEAGSVAVHGHSSARARKSGAVAYMPQSEAIDWAFPLSVREVVLAGRYGRMGPTRRARPADQQAVDEALDRVELTDYQHRQIGQLSGGQRKRAFLARCIAQGADLLLLDEPFAGVDKRSEATISRLLRELAAGGATIVVSTHDLHALPALADEAILLMRTVLLHAAPDVVLQPRNLARAFGLETVDDPADTP; encoded by the coding sequence GTGACAACGCCTGCGCTACAACTGGATTCGGTCACCGTCCGCTACGGACCGGTGCTGGCCCTGCAGGACGCGACGGTGACGGTGGCCCCCGGCCGGGTATGCGGGCTGGTGGGGATGAACGGCTCGGGGAAGTCCACGCTGTTCAAGGCGGTCATGGGACTGGTGCGGCCCGAGGCCGGGTCGGTGGCGGTGCACGGCCACAGCTCGGCGCGGGCCCGCAAGTCGGGCGCGGTGGCCTACATGCCGCAGAGCGAGGCCATCGACTGGGCGTTCCCGCTGTCGGTGCGTGAGGTCGTGCTGGCCGGCCGGTACGGGCGGATGGGCCCGACCCGGCGCGCCCGCCCCGCCGATCAGCAGGCAGTGGACGAGGCGCTGGACCGCGTCGAGCTCACCGACTACCAGCACCGCCAGATCGGGCAGCTCTCCGGTGGACAGCGCAAACGCGCGTTCCTGGCCCGCTGCATCGCCCAGGGCGCCGACCTGCTGCTGCTCGACGAACCGTTCGCCGGCGTCGACAAGCGCAGCGAAGCGACCATCAGCCGCCTGCTGCGCGAGCTCGCGGCCGGCGGGGCCACCATCGTGGTGTCCACCCACGACCTGCATGCGCTGCCCGCGCTCGCCGACGAGGCGATCCTGCTGATGCGCACCGTGCTGCTGCACGCGGCGCCCGACGTGGTGCTGCAACCCCGCAATCTGGCCCGGGCGTTCGGGCTCGAGACCGTCGACGACCCGGCGGATACGCCGTGA
- a CDS encoding metal ABC transporter permease, giving the protein MVRATVTTLIASVVCATLSCWLVLIGWSLMGDAVSHAVLPGVVLAYIVGAPFALGAILFGFAAVALIGLVRDTSRTKEDAAIGVVFTTLFALGLVLISVTPSQVDLGHIIFGNLLGVSRADLIQVVVLGAVVLAVLIVKRRDFTLYAFDPNHAHAIGLNPRLLGAALLGLLAMTAVVALQAVGVVLVVALLITPGATAYLLTDRFGRMLLVAPTIAAACALIGLYSSYYLDTASGPMVVLANGVAFALAYLFGPRHGLLVTRGLLPTLGR; this is encoded by the coding sequence ATGGTCCGCGCCACCGTCACGACGCTGATCGCGTCGGTCGTGTGCGCGACGCTGTCGTGCTGGCTGGTGCTGATCGGCTGGTCGCTGATGGGGGACGCGGTGTCGCACGCCGTGCTGCCCGGCGTGGTGCTCGCCTACATCGTGGGCGCCCCGTTCGCGTTGGGGGCCATCCTGTTCGGCTTCGCCGCGGTCGCGCTGATCGGCCTCGTCCGCGACACCAGCCGCACCAAGGAGGACGCCGCCATCGGGGTGGTGTTCACCACGCTGTTCGCGCTCGGGCTGGTCCTGATCTCGGTGACGCCGAGTCAGGTCGATCTCGGGCACATCATCTTCGGCAACCTGCTCGGCGTCTCCCGCGCCGACCTGATTCAGGTCGTCGTCCTCGGCGCGGTGGTGCTGGCCGTGCTGATCGTCAAGCGCCGGGACTTCACGCTCTACGCGTTCGACCCCAATCACGCCCATGCCATCGGCCTCAATCCGCGCCTGCTCGGCGCCGCGCTGCTCGGGCTGCTCGCGATGACGGCCGTGGTGGCGCTGCAGGCCGTCGGGGTGGTGTTGGTGGTGGCCCTGCTGATCACCCCCGGTGCCACCGCCTACCTGCTCACCGACCGGTTCGGCCGGATGCTGTTGGTCGCGCCGACGATCGCCGCGGCCTGCGCGCTGATCGGGCTGTACTCCTCCTACTACCTGGACACCGCGTCCGGCCCGATGGTGGTGCTGGCCAACGGGGTGGCGTTCGCGCTGGCCTACCTCTTCGGCCCGCGCCACGGCCTGCTGGTCACGCGCGGCCTGCTGCCGACCCTCGGGCGCTGA
- a CDS encoding bifunctional serine/threonine-protein kinase/transporter substrate-binding domain-containing protein: MNATPFGRYRLEKLIGRGGMGEVYRAYDTKTDRVVALKVLPHSMAQDETFKARFRHESQAAAGINDPHVVPIHGFGEINGRLYLDMRLIEGRNLGTMLSESTKPLGPAFAVSIIEQVANGLDAAHRLGLIHRDIKPSNILITGRDFVYLIDFGLARSAGEQGLTTAGSTLGTLAYMAPERFEGGEVDARSDIYALTCVLYECLTGSRPYPADSLEQQIAGHMVSPIPRPSDVDPRLEAFDEVVAKGMAKKPAQRYQSAGELAQAARRALTAPVRRDGRTSRHAARPKRVRVPKVAWAVAAAAVAVTVAGIGLWQWAPWQGGDGAGSAPAGAVPEIAASVPADIRDTGRLVIGVNVPYAPMEFKNADGQLVGFDVELMNAVSRVLGLVPDYRDTPFDTILPSVVDGTFDVGVSSVTDTREREQLVDFVTYFQAGTQWARRPGVSLGPAAACGLRVGVAEGTLQETEELPGKSDQCTAAGMAPIELVVFRSQDEVTTALIKGEVDAMSADSPVTGFAIKLSRGGLVQAGDVFDSAPYGWPVAKGSGLVESLTRALEHLIDTGEYRAIATMWGVERGMVDAPAVNGATR, encoded by the coding sequence GTGAATGCGACACCTTTCGGGCGCTACCGGCTTGAGAAGCTGATCGGCCGCGGCGGCATGGGCGAGGTCTACCGGGCCTACGACACCAAGACCGACCGCGTCGTCGCCCTCAAGGTGCTGCCGCACAGCATGGCCCAGGACGAGACGTTCAAGGCGCGCTTCCGCCACGAATCACAGGCCGCCGCGGGCATCAACGATCCGCACGTCGTCCCGATCCACGGCTTCGGCGAGATCAACGGCCGGCTCTACCTCGACATGCGCCTGATCGAGGGCCGCAACCTCGGCACGATGCTGTCCGAGTCCACCAAGCCGCTCGGCCCGGCGTTCGCCGTGTCGATCATCGAGCAGGTGGCCAACGGCCTGGACGCGGCGCACCGGCTGGGCCTGATCCACCGCGACATCAAGCCGTCGAACATCCTGATCACCGGCCGGGATTTCGTGTACCTGATCGATTTCGGGCTGGCGCGCAGCGCGGGGGAGCAGGGGCTGACCACGGCGGGAAGCACGCTGGGCACGCTGGCTTACATGGCCCCGGAGCGGTTCGAGGGCGGCGAGGTCGACGCCCGCTCCGACATCTACGCGCTGACCTGTGTGCTCTACGAATGTCTCACGGGCTCAAGGCCTTACCCCGCAGACAGCCTGGAGCAGCAGATCGCCGGGCACATGGTCTCGCCGATCCCGCGCCCGTCCGACGTCGACCCGAGGCTGGAGGCCTTCGACGAGGTCGTCGCCAAGGGCATGGCGAAGAAGCCGGCGCAGCGGTACCAGAGCGCCGGCGAACTGGCCCAGGCCGCCAGACGCGCCCTCACCGCGCCGGTGCGCCGCGACGGCCGCACCTCCCGGCACGCCGCCCGGCCGAAACGCGTGCGGGTGCCCAAGGTGGCGTGGGCCGTCGCGGCGGCGGCCGTGGCCGTCACGGTGGCCGGGATCGGGTTGTGGCAGTGGGCGCCGTGGCAGGGCGGCGACGGCGCGGGGTCGGCGCCCGCCGGTGCCGTGCCGGAGATCGCCGCATCGGTGCCCGCCGACATCCGCGACACCGGTCGCCTGGTCATCGGGGTGAACGTGCCGTACGCGCCGATGGAGTTCAAGAATGCCGACGGGCAGCTGGTCGGGTTCGACGTGGAACTGATGAACGCGGTGTCGCGGGTGCTCGGCCTGGTTCCCGACTACCGCGACACCCCGTTCGACACGATCCTGCCGTCGGTGGTCGACGGCACGTTCGACGTCGGGGTGTCCTCGGTGACCGACACCCGGGAACGCGAACAGCTCGTCGACTTCGTCACCTATTTTCAGGCGGGCACCCAGTGGGCCCGCAGACCGGGGGTCTCGCTAGGTCCGGCCGCCGCGTGCGGGCTGCGAGTCGGTGTGGCAGAGGGGACGCTGCAGGAGACCGAGGAACTGCCCGGCAAGAGCGACCAGTGCACCGCCGCCGGGATGGCCCCGATCGAGTTGGTGGTGTTCCGCAGCCAGGACGAGGTCACCACCGCGCTGATCAAGGGCGAGGTGGACGCGATGTCGGCCGATTCGCCGGTGACCGGGTTCGCGATCAAGCTCAGCCGCGGCGGGCTGGTGCAGGCCGGCGACGTGTTCGACTCGGCGCCGTACGGGTGGCCGGTGGCCAAGGGGTCGGGGTTGGTCGAGTCGCTGACGCGAGCGCTGGAGCACCTGATCGACACCGGCGAATACCGGGCCATCGCGACGATGTGGGGCGTCGAGCGCGGCATGGTCGATGCTCCAGCCGTCAACGGCGCCACCCGCTGA
- a CDS encoding CsbD family protein encodes MSDDKAAQTRESFADSVKGKAKEVAGAVTGNDSLTAEGQLQQAEAKERRAASRNEAEADAEAAQAHERAREAELEGAQQRAAAEVQAAAAESQVRSEQAAQRQRAEEAGRQDVARAQNAFDAQAEQQARQAAAERRAEVAEAAEEYQEAAADYQQETAEAATAEAQAERLRARAEGND; translated from the coding sequence ATGAGCGACGACAAGGCAGCCCAGACCCGCGAGAGCTTTGCGGATTCTGTGAAGGGCAAGGCCAAAGAGGTGGCCGGGGCGGTCACCGGAAACGATTCATTGACTGCCGAAGGCCAGCTGCAGCAGGCCGAGGCCAAGGAACGGCGCGCGGCCAGCCGAAACGAGGCCGAGGCAGACGCCGAGGCCGCGCAGGCGCACGAACGCGCCAGGGAGGCCGAACTCGAGGGTGCCCAGCAGCGTGCCGCGGCGGAAGTGCAGGCCGCGGCCGCCGAAAGCCAGGTCCGCAGCGAGCAGGCCGCACAACGGCAACGCGCCGAGGAGGCCGGCCGCCAAGACGTCGCCCGGGCCCAGAACGCGTTCGACGCGCAGGCCGAACAGCAGGCGCGGCAGGCCGCGGCGGAGCGGCGCGCTGAGGTCGCCGAAGCCGCCGAGGAGTACCAGGAGGCGGCCGCCGACTACCAGCAGGAGACGGCAGAGGCCGCCACCGCCGAGGCCCAGGCGGAGCGGCTCCGTGCCCGCGCCGAGGGCAACGACTGA
- a CDS encoding IF2 family translation initiation factor translates to MRITDIPFAVLRFQYRLARTPLRVLESTVMTRVDDEAPAKLFYERAIGAVDAGAGSFLRDSELEQEGIVRIEKAAALGEAARLEEVAAQKKQQAAEDLKDKQEKVVTAPQRAGQEARRKAQEAQDKADQRTQDVAESVASRTAQAKQNVDQAAAQRVEAAEKAKRSAQNRSRAAEKVVTSAADKDLDDAAAKRGEAAEALAHAERLDDFADTEKEKRQAARKSQL, encoded by the coding sequence ATGAGGATCACGGACATTCCGTTCGCCGTACTGCGGTTTCAGTACCGGCTGGCGCGCACGCCGCTGCGGGTGCTGGAGAGCACGGTCATGACGAGGGTGGACGACGAGGCCCCGGCGAAGCTGTTCTACGAACGCGCGATCGGCGCGGTGGACGCCGGCGCCGGAAGCTTCCTGCGCGACAGCGAGTTGGAGCAGGAGGGCATCGTGCGGATCGAGAAGGCCGCGGCGCTCGGTGAGGCCGCCCGCCTGGAGGAAGTCGCCGCGCAGAAGAAGCAGCAGGCCGCCGAGGACCTGAAAGACAAGCAGGAGAAGGTCGTCACCGCGCCGCAACGGGCGGGTCAGGAGGCGCGCCGTAAGGCGCAGGAGGCCCAGGACAAGGCCGACCAGCGGACCCAGGATGTGGCCGAGAGCGTCGCGTCGCGCACCGCGCAGGCCAAGCAGAACGTCGACCAGGCGGCCGCCCAGCGAGTCGAGGCTGCCGAGAAGGCCAAGCGCAGCGCACAGAACCGGAGCCGGGCCGCCGAGAAGGTGGTCACTTCGGCGGCGGACAAGGACCTCGACGACGCCGCGGCCAAGCGCGGTGAGGCTGCGGAGGCGTTGGCCCACGCAGAGCGTCTCGACGATTTCGCGGACACCGAGAAAGAGAAGCGGCAGGCGGCCCGGAAGAGCCAGCTGTGA
- a CDS encoding DUF6480 family protein translates to MTALPPDPDPKDTPGVETAGGVRPGDTPPDSAQTRATANPDPTAGRNLNPRAVITFVVIGLFVLLFVATAVYLLVDALG, encoded by the coding sequence GTGACCGCGCTGCCACCGGATCCAGATCCGAAGGACACCCCCGGCGTGGAGACCGCCGGGGGTGTCCGCCCGGGTGACACCCCGCCGGACTCCGCGCAGACCCGCGCGACCGCCAATCCCGATCCGACGGCCGGGCGCAACCTGAATCCGCGCGCGGTGATCACGTTCGTGGTGATCGGGCTGTTCGTGCTGCTGTTCGTGGCGACCGCGGTGTACCTGCTGGTCGACGCACTCGGCTGA
- a CDS encoding ATP-binding protein: MTATAPLTAQTSEQLTVSRAATATEAAQLRRQFSEWLRDRGISDLLRNDILMAVNEALANCVDHAYADQAVAGPMTVRADYEPSNHCLSVCITDHGCWRPPPHAPQRLLNRRGRGVALMHALADHCTISGREDGTIVCLDYRCGP, from the coding sequence ATGACTGCTACAGCGCCGCTGACGGCACAGACCTCCGAACAGCTGACGGTCAGCCGCGCTGCGACAGCCACGGAGGCCGCACAGCTGCGCAGGCAGTTCAGCGAGTGGCTGCGCGACCGCGGGATCTCCGATCTGCTGCGCAACGACATCCTGATGGCCGTCAACGAAGCTCTGGCGAATTGCGTTGACCACGCCTACGCCGATCAAGCCGTGGCAGGCCCGATGACCGTGCGGGCGGACTACGAACCCAGCAACCACTGCCTGAGCGTGTGCATCACCGACCACGGATGCTGGCGACCCCCGCCGCACGCACCTCAGCGCCTGCTGAACCGTCGCGGTCGCGGGGTCGCGCTGATGCACGCCCTGGCCGACCACTGCACCATCAGCGGACGCGAGGACGGCACCATTGTGTGCCTCGACTACCGCTGCGGCCCGTGA
- a CDS encoding MMPL family transporter has product MSRYLYALGAFSFRRRWVVLGAWLAVLAAVAVAFVGFRGEPSDNFTIPGTESQRAVEQLQQNLPAFAGAQTQITFAAPEGRSVTDPAFAPAIEQAVAGLSEIPDVAGAAGPAQTRQVSPDGRVALGTVQWKAPIGEVSDPALTALEEAMQPVQDAGVQVEYSGAVFPGYKIAVPHLPEIIGLGVAFLILVITFGAVVAAGLPILTAAIGVGVGALGIFVVAAFVEMPTASLSLALMLGLSCGIDYALFILNRYRNNLLLLMPREEAAGLAVGTAGGSVVFAALTVVIALCGLSVVGIPFLTYMGVAAAASVLIAMLIALTLLPAMFGFAGGKVAKFIEPPLQPNRPREVAQVAAYTPQRTLGAAWARFVVRFRKPLLLGGAVALLVIGLPALSMQLGLPSGSSQPETNTSRQAYDLTAEHLGAGFNGPLVVVADLSEATDPAAAQTIAANLSREPGVVAAAPAGGDARTAVIQVIPETGPNDTETADLVNQIRADRDAIQAETGATILVGGNTASNIDTSDKLAAALPVFVVVVVGLAFLLLAIAFRTAMVPLTSIVGFLLSVFAALGVQVAVFQWGWGADLLGITPGETISFLPIIVLAIIFGLSSDYEVFVVSRIKEELGSGSGPEAALAAVRNGVGLSARVVTAAALIMFGVFIAFLAGSDPIIKSIGLTLAVGVFLDAFVVRLTLIPAVMAMLGDKMWVRSKWFDKYVPDLDIEGTALEAKHRSPVTAAGIPAASD; this is encoded by the coding sequence ATGTCGCGCTACCTCTATGCGCTCGGAGCGTTCAGTTTCCGCCGCCGCTGGGTCGTCCTCGGCGCCTGGCTGGCGGTGCTCGCCGCGGTCGCGGTGGCCTTCGTCGGGTTCCGCGGTGAACCCAGCGACAACTTCACCATCCCGGGCACCGAATCGCAGCGCGCCGTCGAGCAGCTGCAGCAGAACCTGCCCGCGTTCGCCGGGGCGCAGACACAGATCACGTTCGCCGCTCCGGAGGGACGCTCTGTGACCGACCCGGCGTTCGCGCCGGCCATCGAGCAGGCGGTCGCCGGCCTGTCGGAGATCCCCGACGTCGCCGGCGCCGCCGGCCCCGCCCAGACCCGGCAGGTCTCCCCCGACGGCCGGGTCGCGCTGGGCACCGTGCAGTGGAAGGCCCCGATCGGCGAGGTCAGCGATCCCGCGCTCACCGCGCTGGAGGAGGCGATGCAGCCGGTGCAGGACGCCGGTGTGCAGGTCGAGTACTCCGGCGCCGTGTTCCCCGGCTACAAGATCGCCGTCCCGCACCTGCCGGAGATCATCGGCCTCGGCGTGGCGTTCCTGATCCTGGTGATCACCTTCGGCGCGGTCGTCGCCGCCGGACTGCCGATCCTGACCGCCGCCATCGGTGTCGGCGTCGGCGCGCTCGGCATCTTCGTGGTCGCGGCGTTCGTCGAGATGCCCACCGCATCGCTGTCGCTGGCCCTGATGCTCGGCCTGTCCTGCGGCATCGACTACGCGCTGTTCATCCTGAACCGGTACCGCAACAACCTGCTACTGCTGATGCCCCGCGAAGAGGCCGCCGGACTGGCGGTGGGCACGGCGGGCGGTTCGGTGGTGTTCGCCGCGCTGACCGTCGTGATCGCGCTGTGCGGGCTGTCCGTGGTCGGCATCCCGTTCCTGACCTACATGGGTGTCGCCGCGGCGGCGTCCGTGCTGATCGCGATGCTGATCGCGCTGACGCTGCTGCCCGCGATGTTCGGGTTCGCCGGCGGCAAGGTCGCCAAGTTCATCGAACCACCGCTGCAGCCCAACCGTCCCCGGGAGGTCGCCCAGGTGGCGGCCTACACCCCGCAACGCACGCTGGGCGCGGCGTGGGCCCGGTTCGTGGTGCGATTCCGCAAGCCGCTGTTGCTCGGCGGAGCCGTCGCGCTGCTCGTGATCGGCTTGCCCGCCCTGTCGATGCAGCTGGGTCTGCCCAGCGGGTCCTCGCAACCCGAGACCAACACCTCGCGGCAGGCCTACGACCTGACCGCCGAGCACCTCGGCGCCGGGTTCAACGGACCACTGGTGGTGGTCGCCGACCTGTCCGAGGCGACCGACCCCGCCGCGGCCCAGACGATCGCCGCGAACCTGAGCCGCGAACCCGGCGTCGTCGCCGCCGCACCGGCCGGCGGTGACGCACGCACCGCGGTCATCCAGGTGATCCCTGAGACCGGACCCAACGACACCGAGACCGCCGACCTGGTCAATCAGATCCGCGCCGACCGCGATGCGATCCAGGCCGAGACCGGCGCCACCATCCTCGTCGGCGGCAACACCGCCTCCAACATCGACACCTCCGACAAACTGGCCGCCGCGCTGCCGGTGTTCGTCGTCGTGGTCGTCGGGCTGGCGTTCCTGCTGCTGGCGATCGCGTTCCGGACCGCGATGGTGCCGCTGACCTCGATCGTGGGCTTCCTGCTGTCGGTGTTCGCCGCGCTCGGGGTACAGGTCGCGGTGTTCCAATGGGGCTGGGGCGCTGACCTTCTCGGGATCACCCCGGGCGAGACCATCAGCTTCCTGCCGATCATCGTGCTGGCGATCATCTTCGGCCTCTCCAGCGACTACGAGGTGTTCGTGGTGTCGCGGATCAAGGAGGAGTTGGGCAGCGGCTCGGGACCGGAGGCCGCGCTGGCCGCGGTCCGCAACGGCGTGGGCCTGTCGGCCCGGGTGGTGACGGCCGCGGCACTGATCATGTTCGGCGTGTTCATCGCGTTCCTGGCCGGCAGCGATCCGATCATCAAGTCCATCGGCCTGACGCTGGCGGTGGGCGTGTTCCTGGACGCGTTCGTGGTGCGGTTGACGCTGATCCCGGCGGTGATGGCGATGCTCGGCGACAAGATGTGGGTTCGGTCGAAGTGGTTCGACAAATACGTGCCCGATCTCGACATCGAGGGCACCGCGCTGGAGGCCAAACATCGCAGTCCGGTGACGGCTGCGGGAATTCCCGCGGCGAGCGACTAG
- a CDS encoding DUF5994 family protein, with protein MNGIPLARRAAKPIRVTLAKELGAGIDGAWWPHSAAMARELPDLIGALHPQLGEVVAIRVNWSATEGQLDLETIASAAHQKLAGEHHRRPRLMNIDGRTACVQLLVIPSMTSQALGAMMLRTAAGLPTGSGVSDGRLFDTACVVMRLAEAESKKWSEAVGA; from the coding sequence GTGAACGGGATTCCGCTCGCGCGGCGGGCGGCGAAGCCGATCCGGGTCACGCTGGCCAAGGAACTCGGCGCCGGTATCGACGGCGCCTGGTGGCCGCATTCGGCCGCGATGGCAAGGGAACTGCCTGACCTCATCGGTGCACTGCACCCGCAGTTGGGCGAGGTCGTGGCCATTCGGGTGAACTGGTCGGCAACCGAGGGGCAACTCGACCTCGAGACCATCGCCAGCGCGGCGCACCAGAAACTCGCCGGTGAGCATCACCGCCGACCGCGCCTGATGAACATCGACGGCCGCACGGCGTGTGTGCAGTTGCTGGTGATACCGAGTATGACCTCTCAGGCATTGGGCGCCATGATGTTACGCACTGCCGCGGGGTTGCCCACCGGCAGTGGGGTGAGCGACGGCCGGCTGTTCGACACCGCGTGTGTCGTGATGCGGCTCGCCGAAGCCGAAAGTAAGAAGTGGAGCGAGGCCGTCGGTGCATGA